The Bacteroidota bacterium genomic sequence GATTAAGAGTCAGCTGCTCTACCAACTGAGCTACGGAGAGCTATTTCCTTTTTCCGTGTTGCTCGACCTGGGACCCTTCAACCAAGCTACGGTGAAGTATTTAATTCGGGTCGCAAAGTTAATAAAAAACTTAATAGATATGTTTGCCCTCAAAAGAAATCAAATCAAATATCAATGCAATTTCCGCAACTAACCTATCTGAACAATCGTTGATCAAAAACAAATCGTTCTTTACCAGTGATTTTGATCTTTTGAAAATCTTCATGTGCCGGATTGATCAGGTAATTATGATCACCTTGAACAACGGCCGAGGGAACTTTCAAAATTAATAATCTATTCTCCTTAATAAATTCATCACCGATCTTTTGTGTAGAACCGGCATAAGGGAAACTTTTCCAACTCTTTGGTAATGAACCTACTTTTATCTCCTGCACTGTAATATCATCAGGAATTTCAATGCTTATCATAAAATAATCATGTGGAATATTTCCCATAGAACAATGAACAGCTATTTCCGCCGTGCATAAAGCCCTTGAATCAGAGGTATACAGCACTTTTGTCCCTTTATGATTCCATCGACCACCGGATAACTCTGCCCCCTTACCGGAAAGATCACCCGCGTACTTTTCTTTCGATAACCTGTAAACAATCATGCTAATACGCCGTGTTCAATTCTTATAAGTTCATCCTTAACCAATGCTAAACCAAATGAATTATCCAGGAATTCCGAAGGGCTTGCCCCCCCCAGTGATACATTTTCAGTAAATAACCACGTTAAAAAATCATTAATTGTACCAAATACCTCAGTCCCCTTTTTGAAAAGCAGCCCGATAAGTATCAAACGTTCAGAATGAATCGGATCAAAACGTCTTTGCTCCCTCTTATATCTTTGCATGGTGCGCTCCGAAACATTTAATATTCTCGACCATTCCGACATCTTCAACGGGAACTTTTCCGAAAGCTCATCAAATGTTTTATAGTCAATTCCTTGCCTGGCCGATTCCATCAGCAAGAAAACATCGCAGTTTTCAAGAGATTTATAGGAAATACTTTCTGCTTTCATGGACATTTTTTTACAAAGATACGTCATATTTACGATTTTTTACGTCAAATGTCGGAATAATGGTTAAAGACGTTTAGCGATGGTTATAAAACCGCTGGATTTCTACAAAAATCTTTGACTATCTTTGCATTTCAACCATCAAATATGCCTGACGCAAACAAAAAAGATAAAAAGTCTGCGCTTCATGTAAACAAAGGTATAGAGCAGCCATCCCAGATAAACCCTTTGGCCGCCGGGAAGCTTAAAGGTTTGAAAAAACCCGATCTGAATGCATCTGACTTTTTAAGAGGTATCCTTTCCGGGGATCGAGCTATATTCAGCAAGGCCATTACCTTGATAGAAAGCACACTACCAAAACACCAGGATATTGCCCAGGAAATTATTTCATTATGCCTACCGCATTCCGGTAAATCAATTCGTGTTGGCATCACAGGAGTCCCCGGAGTTGGCAAAAGCACATTTATTGAAGCATTGGGTTTGCATCTAACCGGATCGGGACACAGGATCGCCGTCCTGGCCATCGACCCCAGCAGCCAGCGTTCCAAAGGCAGCATCCTGGGAGATAAAACACGCATGGAAGACCTTGCCAACCACCCAAATGCTTATATCCGGCCCTCTTCCAGCGGAGGTTCTCTGGGTGGCGTTTCCAGGAAAACGCGGGAAGCCATCATCATCTGCGAAGCAGCAGGCTTCGATGTGATCTTCGTGGAAACTGTCGGGGTAGGTCAATCGGAAACGGCCGTCCATTCTATGGTGGACTTCTTCCTGCTGTTGATGCTTTCCGGCGCCGGTGACGAGTTGCAGGGCATCAAAAGAGGCATCATGGAAATGGCCGACGCGCTGGTGATCAATAAGGCCGATGGAGATAATATCCAACGGGCAAAACTGGCTAAAGCCGAATACGAAAACGCCCTCCATATGTTCCCCCCTCCTGCTTCCGGATGGCTCCCACCGGTGAAAACCTGCTCCGCTCAAACCAAACAGGGGATATCCGAAGTATGGAATAACATCCTGGATTACATGAAACTGACGAAAGGAAACGGATATTTCCTGGAAAAAAGACAGAGGCAAAACATCGGGATCATGTACGAAGCTCTTGAAGCCGAACTCAGAGAACTCTTTTACCGGAATCCTGAAATCAAAACCCTTCAGAAAAAACTGGAAACCGACATCCTGGCCAATAAAACCAGTCCATATCTCGCCGCCTCTCTCCTTATCAATGCATTCAAAAAACCATCATCCTTTTAAAGCTACAAGTATTCTCCAGCCTGTTTCCGGAAAATCTGTGAAAATCCGTGTAATCTGTGTTTACAACCCGCTCACCTTTTTCGGAAACATCAAGGAAATCAGTATTGACGATCCCAGAATCCCCACTATGATCAATAAACTGGTCTGCGTATCAATATCCAGGATATGAAAATAATGCGCCGGCATCTTCAATCCGATGAAAATCAGTAATACCGATAACCCCGCCTTAAGAAAGTAAAAACGGTTGATCACATGTGAAATAAGGAAGAACAGGGAGCGTAACCCAATAATGGCAAACACATTTGAAAAAAATACAATATAAGGGTCTTTGGTGACAGCAAAAATGGCAGGCACGGAATCCACGGCAAAGATCACATCCGTAAACTCTATGACCAGTAAAACAATGAATAATGGAGTTATTAAAAGTTTGCCATTTTGACGTATCCAGAATTTATGACCCTCATACCGCGGGTGTACCGAAAAATAACGGGATGCAAACCTGACAACAGGATGATGTTCAGGATCGATCGTCTTTTCCTTCCCCTTAATGAACTCCTGCAACATTTTTCCTCCGGTGAAGATCAGTATAGCTCCAAAGATCAGTAAAATCCAATCGAAACGTTGTATCAGGGCGGAACTCAGGAAAATAAAAATGAAGCGCATGATAATGGCACCCAGGATACCCCAGAACAAAACCTTTTTGTAATACTTCTCCTCAACCCCAAAAGCCATAAATATCAGGATCATTACAAAAACATTGTCGACCGATAAAGCATACTCGATAATATAACCCGTAAGATATTCAAGTGATAAGTTGTGATTATAAACGGTTTTGGCTGCTTCATAATCCAGACCGTTAATATCGATCTGATGTGAAAAGCGCTTTACATTTTCTGCAATTTCCTCCCAGCTTCCAAGGCCATGCAGAAAATGCCCCTCAAAATACAAAAAGGTATAAAATCCCATTGAAAAAGTGATCCAGACCATTGTCCAGATAAGCGATTCCCTGAATCCAACCACGTGATCCTTTTTTGAGAATATCCCAAGGTCGAGAAACAGGATAAGAAGGATAAAGAATATGAATCCTGCTATAAAAATTACTTCTGTTGACATAAATGGAACTAAGGAGCAAAAATAACAAGTTTTGGGGTGCTATTGTTTGCATGAACCAACTTTAATTTTCCAAAGATTAATGTTCTATTGTTAAGCAATTAACAAAAATTTCCTAAGTTTGACGCCTGTATCCCAAACCCGATGCTATGAACGAAAAAACTGCCATGAACCCGAATCAGTTGGTTCAATATCTGAACAAACCCGCAAAGGATTTCACACGTGATGATCTCGTGAAATATTGTGAGGATTACAACATTGAGATGATCAACTTCCGTTATGCAGGATGGGATGGTCGTCTGAAAACCCTTAATTTCATTATTAACAGCAAGAAACACCTGGAGGAGATCCTTACCAACGGTGAGCGCGTCGACGGATCCAGCCTTTTCAGTTTTGTGGAGGCCGGTTCAAGCGACCTCTATGTAGTTCCCAGGTACAAAACGGCTTTTGTCAACCCGTTCAATGATATCCCCACACTCGACATATTGTGTTCTTATTTTGATAAAGAGGGTAATCCTCTCGAATCCGCTCCTGAGTATATCCTGAAAAAAGCTCATAAAGCCTTTAAGGATGTAACGGGCATGACCTTCGAAACCATGGGGGAACTGGAATATTACGTTGTTTTTCCCAGGGAAGACCTTTTCCAGGCCTCCGACCAACGTGGATACCACGAATCCAGCCCTTTTACCAAATGGGAACAATTGCGCATTGATGCTATGCAGGCTATTGCTCAGGCAGGAGGACTCATTAAATACGGGCATTCTGAAGTTGGAAATTTCAGTCTGGGTGATATGGAATACGAGCAGAACGAGATCGAATTCCTTCCAACCAATGTAGAAGATGCAGCCGATCAGCTTATGGTTGCCAAATGGATGCTCCGCACCCTTGCATACCGCTATGGAGTAACTGTTTCCTTTGCTCCCAAGATCACCGTGGGAAAAGCCGGGAGCGGTCTGCATGTGCATACCCGCCTGATGAAAGACGGGAAAAACATGATGGTAGAAAACGGCCGGCTCAGTGATACAGCCAGGAAAGCCATTGCCGGTTACCTCGACCTGGCTCCTTCACTGACTGCTTTCGGGAATATCAATCCAACATCGTATTTCAGATTGGTTCCCCATCAGGAAGCCCCTACCAATATTTGCTGGGGTGACCGCAACCGCTCCGTTCTGGTAAGGGTTCCATTGGGTTGGTCGCTCGGAAAAGATATGGTCTCCCAGGTAAATCCCCAGGAAAAACCGCACACAGAAGATATGACCGTCAAACAAACTGTCGAATTCCGCTGCCCCGACGGCTCAGCAGACATTTACCTGTTAATGGCCGGACTCACGGTTGCCGCAAGACATGGATTCGAAATGAAAGATGCCCTGGAATATGCCCGGAAAACTTATGTTGATGTCAACATTTTCAAAGATGAGAATAAAGCAAAACTCCAGGAATTGAATCAGTTGCCAACATCCTGCTACGAATCCGGCGAATATCTGGAAAAACAGAAAGATATATATACCAAATACGGGGTATTCCCGGAACGCATGCTCGACTGGATCGCGCAATACCTGAAAAACTTCAACGATAAAAACCTTCGCACCGAAATCAGCCACAATGAAGAAGAGATCATGAAGCTGGTGAAGAAGTACTATCATTGCGGATAATATTCTGGATTCTGGATTCTGTATTCTGTATTTACAATTGGATTTGCAATTTGATATTGTCAATGCATTGAAAATTGAATATTTCCAATCGAAAATCCTATTGTAAATACAGAATACAGAATCCAGAATTGACAATTCAAACGCTTCTAAACCGAATCAGCTTCCGCTTCAGGAAAACCCTTCTGATCCAGAAAGGCAATACGATCACGCCAATAACAAGATAAGGATAATAACTCAGTATGCGCCATAAAAGACCAACGGCAGCTTCAAACCCTTGTGGTATAAATTCTCCTAAGAACATAGGAAAGGCATATTCTGCAATTCCGCTGCTTCCGGGGGTAGGACTGATCAGGAGTATGACCCACATTACCAGTTGCCGGCCATAAATCAGCAATTGATCCTGGACGGCAGGATTAAAAGCCAGTATAAGGCAATTAACCACCCAGAAACGGGCTGTCCAGCTAAAAACCGTTGCCCCGTATGCTTTTAACCAGAATTTCCAGGATTTGCCTTTCATTTCACGGGAAGTGGTGATGATGTCATCCCCTGTCCTCGCAGCGTCATATCTCCATCTTTTCAGGAATTTCAACTTGAAGATCTTCAGCAATATCCATTTAAACCCCCTGGGATTCAGAAATATGGCATAAGTGATTATTGTAGTCAGTAATAGGATAAAAACATATCCTGCAATAAAAACCCCTTCGCTACCCCAGTTCATCAGAAATAACTGGCTGCTGGTAAATAGATTACTGGTACCGATAAGCAGCAAGATCAAGGGTACCATGAGAATATAAAAAAGTTCATCCAGCATGGCTGTAACCATGACAATTGCCGTGGATTTCCCAACGGAAATTCCTTCTTTATGGACAATGATAAGGGCTATTGCAGAACCGCCAACCACTGAAGGTGTTATTGACGAAGCGAATTCCCAAAGCATGATCACATCGAAGCTGTGCCGCCAGGAGATCTGCTTATCGGTCATCAGCCTTATTCTATACATATAGGCAATATCGCGTATCGCCTGCAGGCAGATGGCAGCCAGCAACCATCCGACCATATACCCCGACCATTGGACCCCACTTAGGTGCTCCGTTTCAAAATCCCGGATAATAAGCCATGCCGCCACCCCTAAACCGATGACGATCGGAATGATGATGCGTTTAAGCTGAAAAAAACGTAGTACTTTTCTTAGATCGCTGACCATGAACGAATTCTGAGATTATGTGAAGTGGAAAAACAAGCTACAAGCTACAAGCTACAAGTTACAAGCTACGACTGCAAAATATTACCCTCACCCTGCACTCTGACCCCTGCAACCTGCAACCTGTAACCTTTCCCTGCCTCCTGCAACCTGTAACCTGCATCTTGTAACTTGCAGCCTTTTCACCAAATATTCCTGCAAGCTTAATACATTTTCCTCGTTTCATTTTCTGTCCACTTCTCCAACACCTCAACAGCTTCATCCCGGAGGTGCTGGACAAATTCCACCATCCGGATATCATGAGGGATTTCAATTTCCCGATAGATATGTTCATCGCTAAACCCGGCTTTGGTAGCATCGTTACGGTTGGCGGCGAAAACCACCCGTGAAATTTTCGCCCAGTAGATAGCCCCTAAGCACATTGGACAGGGTTCGCAACTGGAATATATCGTTGTTCCCCCCAGATCCCAGGTACCCAGATACCGGCATGCATTCCGGATTGCTACGATTTCTGCATGGGCAGTGGGATCGTTGGTTTTCAATACCTCGTTCCAACCCTCGGCAATGATCTTCCCATCCTTAACGATCACAGCACCAAAAGGTCCGTGAATCCCGTCGTGCGAGTGGCGGGCGCTTAATTCAATGGCTTTGCGCAGAAATTTGCTGTCCTCTTTTGGGATCACGTTGTAAACTTTCGACTAATGTATGATTTTTTAAGGAGATTATTTCAAAGACAACAAATATGATTAAATTCGAAACAAAAAGATTTGATTTTCAGGAAAAGCTAGAACCGGTCATTTAATATACTGTCAAATAAAAAGTAATTTTCATTAATGTAATTTTACCCGCTGGTCATTTTGGGTTTTCGCATTATAAGTCCCGTAGCGGTGTTTATTATTATTTTCATATCAATAATAACAAATATGTCGCCCCTATGGGGCTTTCTGTTGGTTGCGCCGTCCTTTTCTATAAATATTCCGCCCCTAACGGGGCTGGGTTATCATGGTTTTTATATTGTTTGCTTTGTTTTGAAGGCAGATGACATCTCAGGCCTGGGAGATGTCATCTGTTTAAAAGTGTCACCCCTACGGGGTTCTGGAAAACGAGTCGCGTCCATTTGCTACCGTAGGGGCGCCCCTACGGGGCTGGAAAATAGATAGGGTTATTAAAGAGCTATATGATGTGGAAAACATTTTTTACCTGATAAACCAAGCCCCGGAGGGGCGGAATATTTATAGCAAAATAGGCGCAGATCGGTTTCCAAAGCCCCGTTAGGGGCGGCATGTTAGAAGGGACGAAATATTTGTATAAGAAAAATTCTCCTCCATTTTAATACCTTTACCCTCTGATTTAATACCCATGCAATGAAAACAATCATTCTCCTTCTGATATCCTTATTTATCTTTATTTCCACCCTTACCTATTCCCAATCCGAAGCTGAAAATGAAATCAACCAATTCCGCCTGGAATTAAATAAACATTTTGCAGATACAGCTAGCTCCCCATTACCTGAAGCTGAGAAGGCAACATTTCGCGGGCTGGACTTATATCCCATAGATTTGAAATACAGAATTTCCGCAGAATTAATCCGTACCCCCGGGGAAGATCCCTTCGGGATGGCAACAACCACCGAAAGGCTTCCGGTTTATGTCAAATACGGTGAAGCTCATTTTAACCTTCACGGGAAAGATATAATTCTGAACATTTACCAAAACATCAAGCTCACTGAATCGGAAGAATACAGGGATTATTTATTCCTTCCTTTCAATGACCTCACCAACGGTGAAGAAACATACGGTGGAGGTCGGTATATCGACCTGAAAATACCGGCAGGAGACACTATTATCATCGATTTTAATCAGGCTTACAACCCTTATTGTGCCTATAATCACAAATACTCATGTCCGGTCCCGCCCAGAGAAAACAGGATGGAGGTTGAAATCAGGGCGGGGGTTAAAAAACCTGGCAAATGAAATCCTAGTCATGGGAGATGTCATCTGTATAAAAGTGTCACCCCTACGGGGTTCCGGAAAACGTGTCGCGTCCATTTGGCTACCGGAGGTGCGCCCCTACGGGGCTGGGAAATAGATAGGTTTATAAATTGCTTTCTGATGTGGATTATATTTTTTACCTGATAAACCAAAGCCCCGTAGGGGCGACACTTTAACAGTTAGTAATTAAAAGAACACTCTGTTAGCAAGACAATATCTGCGATCTGCGATCGTCGATCTCAGATCTTATAATGCTCCGCTGTCCTTTCCACTCCTTCCTCCTCGCTGTATTTAGGCACAAATCCAAAATCTTTCCGTGCTTTCTCCGATGAATAGGTGATATCAGTACAGGTATAAACCACGGCAAAGCGACTGAATTTTGGCTGGTAACTTTTAACGGGTCTGACCATCCAGGCTATGAATTCGGATATACTGCCGATTGCATAGGCAAACCCACGAGGTAACCACAGGTTTTTCGGCCAAATTCTGTATCCTGCCCCTTCCACGATACGGTCAAAGAATTTAAAAAAATTACTGCCCGGACCATCCGTCATGAAATAAACCTGACCACAGACTTTCTCATTCCCGTTCCACATGGCTGCAGCAGCAAGCACATGGGCATATCCCGCATTTCCAACGTATATGTGCTGACAACGGGTTTTGCCATTGCCCAGCCGGACGTAGAATCCTCCTTTGGCCATATTTATCAAAGAGCTGATATGATAGGGGTCGTCTTCACCGTAAATGTCCGACCCTCTGAGTACGCAAGTCTTTAGTACATCATCGTTTTCTTCCAGGATGAGTTTTTCCGCAAGGTACTTTGAAGTGCAGTAACTGTTGGAATGCTTTTCAGGATATGGATGGCTTTCGTCAACATTGATAAGAGGCTTACCGCCGAAGACCGCATCCACCGATCCTGTAAAGATCAGGTATTTTACTCCGCTCTCCCGGCAGGCACGGATCACGTTCTTCGTACCCTCCAAATTCACATCCAACACCTCCTTATCGCTTTTCGTTCCCCAATCAACTATCGCCGCCGAATGTATGACAATATCTTTCCCTTGTAAGGCTTCTAAAAGCAAATTATAATCCAGGATGTCCCCCTGAACGTATTCAACTCCATCAACCTTTGATCCTGTGTCTTTAATATCAAAAACAGTTAGCGATCCGGGTCTTAAAGGTGAATCATTATCCAGGAACTCTTTAACTATGGCCTTTCCCAGGAAACCGTTGCCACCTGTAATCAAAACATTGGGTTGGTTCATAAATCAATTACTTTAGAAACGACAAAATATTCTATCATTGCAAACATAGAAAATAATAAACTTCATGGAAAACCAAATTTACCTGATCCGCGGAGAAGAACGGGAGACTTACCCTGAATTCTCAAAACGAATACTATCCGCCGCAAAGATGCTGAGGGAAGACATTAAAGTTAGCGTAACCCTGACGGAAAGCAAACCTCCAACTTTATCCGTGATCCCTTTCCGGAAAAACAAAATCGCTGCTGTCTCGGTTTCTACCCCAATTAAACAAGTCCTGGAGCAACTGGCCGATATTCCCGGTTTTGCCGGTGCTTACAAGGTCGATAAAGCATTTCCCATCAAATACCGACGCAACTGGGATCCGGGAACCGTTACTCCCGGCCTTTGCCTCCTCACTCTATTCCGGAAAAAGAAAAACCTCAATCATGATACTTTTATCCACCGCTGGCATAACGGCCATACCCCTCTCACCCTGGAGGTCCATCCCATTTACCATTACAACCGTAATGTTATCCTGGAAACCCTCACCCCAGATTCCGAACCTTTCGACGGTATCGTCGAAGAACATGTGGAAAAACCTTCCCTCCTCTTCAATCCTGCCAGATTCTTCGGTGGCCCGCTTAAAATGCCCTGGAACATGCTGCGTGTCTATCGTGATGTTAATTCTTTCCTGGATTACAAGAGTATAGAGCCTTATTTGTGCAGGGAGTATGTGATGGGGGGGTGAAATACAGGGGGCAGGGAACAGGGAACAGGTTGCAGGGGGCAGGTTGCAGGGGGCAGGGGGCTGGGGACTAGGGGCTGGGGGGCTGGGAGATGGAGTATTTAATGTCATTATGGCGTATTTCATTTTAATTTATGTGTCATTTTGTCTTGTTTTGAAGTTTGATTTTCGCTGGTATGGAAATTGACTGGGGAGTGGAAAGAAATCAAAACAATAACTTAAAAATAGATGGAGGATAAAACCATGACACTTATTAAATGGAGCAAAGACCCCTTAATGGCAGAATTGATGAACTACGGAATGAACCGTTTCGGCAACCGTTGCAATACCTGCCGTCCTGCTGCCAATATTCTTGAGAAAGAAGATGGTTTTGGCATTGAACTGATGGTTCCGGGAATGAAGAAGGAAGACTTTAAGATTGACCTCGATAAGGATATCCTGACCATATCAGCCGAAGCAGAGCAGGAAAATGTAAGCAATTACACAAGAAGGGAATTTGGAATTGGCAGCTTCAGCCGCTCGTTTTCTATCCCGGAAAGCATCAACACGGATGAGATCAAAGCTGAGTACAACGATGGTATACTGAAACTGCATTTACCGAAGAAGGAAGAAGCCAGGGCTAAACCTGCCAGGACTATAGAAATCTCTTAATACTAAGCCAAAGTTAGCAAAAATGGTTAATGCGAAAAAAAGGCCGGAAATCCGGCCTTTTTTATTTAAATTCTTTCATAAGAATCTTAACCCATTGTTCTATCCTTTCCTGGGTCAGTTCATCCTGATTATCGACATCCAGGGATAATCCAACAAATTTGTCTTTAATGACCGCGTCTGAATGATCGAAATCATAACCATCCGTTGGCCATTCTCCTGCGAACTCAACTTTATCTTTCAATCTCTTATAGAGTGTTCCCATTCCATCCACAAAACTGTCGGGATACGTATCCTGGTCACCCACACCGAAAATGGCTGCCTTTTTCCCTTTCAGATCAACCGACTCAACTACTTCGATAAAATCCTCCCAATCGTCCTGCATATCCCCAATTCCCCAGGTAGAGGTTCCGAAGATAAGATAAGGGTATTTTTCAATATCAGATGCATCGGCTGAATCAACGTTGTAAACATCGGCTTTACCTTCACCGAATTGCATTGCTATCTTCCTGGCGGCGAACTCCGTATTTCCTGTGGAAGATCCGTAAAATATTCCAATTTTTGCCATAATATTCTATATTTTCCTGAAAACAATAACAAACGGCGACGAAATATGTTTCAGGCAAACATCAGCAAACTAAACGCCATTACCGCCATACCGGCAACCAGTCCGTAAATGGAAAGATGGTGTTCCCCATATTCCCTTGCTGCCGGCAATAGTTCATCAATAGAGATGAAGACCATGATCCCGGCAACAGATGCGAACAAGACGCCAAAAACAGCCGGTGTGATAAAGGGCATAAGGATAAGATAACCCAGGATGGCTCCCGCAGGCTCTGCCAGACCCGAAGAGAAGGAATACCAGAATGCCTTTCTTTTGCTGCCGGTTGCGTAAAAAATAGGAACAGATACTGCAATGCCTTCCGGGATGTTGTGAATTGCAATAGCAACTGCAATGGCGATACCCAGTCCGGGCTCGGTCAATGCGGCGGTAAAGGTGGCAAGCCCTTCCGGAAAATTATGGATAGCTATGGCAAGGGCAGTAAATAAACCCATGCGCATAAGCTTTTCATTACGCCCGTTATTTGCCGTTCCAGGTTGAATTTCTTCTATCATCCTGATCTCATGCGGATTTTCATATCCCGGGATAAGCTTGTCGATGATCGCAATCAGTAAGATCCCGCCGAAAAATCCGGCCGTTGTGTACCAGAATGCCGAAGTATCGCCGTAAACGCCGACAAGTGAGTCCCTGGCCTTTCCGAATATTTCCACGAAAGAGACATAAATCATTACCCCAGCCGAAAAACCCAGCGATATAGCGAGAAATTTCGTGTTGGTCTGCTTTGTAAAAAAAGCGAGTGCACTGCCTATCCCGGTCGACAAACCGGCAAACAGGGTAAGCGCAAAGGCAAATAATACCGTTCCCGTTTGAAATTCCATACCAGGCTAAATTATGAAAATTATTGCACCCATTTCAACCCCTCAATGGCGGATTCATCTTCGGGATTGTATAGTAACACCTGTCGAAAAAGCACCCCCGCTTCTCTTAGTTTTCCCAGTTTCAGGTTCGTCCAGGCGTACATGATCAATCCATCATAATCAAAAGGATAGAGATTCACAATCTTTTCAAAATGAGTGAATGCCTTATCGTATACTTCATTATTGTAGTAATACAAACCCAACTTATAATGGGCAATGGTATTCTGGGGGTCTATCTCCAGGATCTTTTCGTATTGATTTACGACAAGATTCCAGTTTCCCAGGGCGGAAGCCGGAAAGGTTATGCCAAACCGTGGTTCCAATGAATAGGGCTTCAACCCGATTGCACGCTGGTAATAGGCCATGGATTCGGTAAAGCTTCCATTTTGATAACTCAGCCATCCCAATCTTAAATTCAGGATATAATGATCCTCGCTGTAAACATCTTTCAATGCTTTAATGGCCTTTGTATATTCGCCCGATTCCTGCCAGGTGTAACTTGAACGAAAAGCCTCTTTCATCGTATTATAATCCTGTGCTGTCGAAAGGGTTATTCCTGAGAATATCAGAAATAAAACAGTTAAAAACCTATGCGCTAAAAGTTCCATTGTATTCCTCCGAAAAAATTATTGTGAAAGTAGTCAAAACTATGAAACCGGAATTCGCCCTTTGGCGAATCGTGAAACACTGCGTATACTCCCTCCTTTGCCAGGAACTGATAACGCAGATTAAAAGAAAGGTGCTCCGATAGTGGGAAAATCAACCTCATTGCAAGTCGATATTTA encodes the following:
- a CDS encoding NAD-dependent epimerase/dehydratase family protein, whose protein sequence is MNQPNVLITGGNGFLGKAIVKEFLDNDSPLRPGSLTVFDIKDTGSKVDGVEYVQGDILDYNLLLEALQGKDIVIHSAAIVDWGTKSDKEVLDVNLEGTKNVIRACRESGVKYLIFTGSVDAVFGGKPLINVDESHPYPEKHSNSYCTSKYLAEKLILEENDDVLKTCVLRGSDIYGEDDPYHISSLINMAKGGFYVRLGNGKTRCQHIYVGNAGYAHVLAAAAMWNGNEKVCGQVYFMTDGPGSNFFKFFDRIVEGAGYRIWPKNLWLPRGFAYAIGSISEFIAWMVRPVKSYQPKFSRFAVVYTCTDITYSSEKARKDFGFVPKYSEEEGVERTAEHYKI
- a CDS encoding flavodoxin, producing the protein MAKIGIFYGSSTGNTEFAARKIAMQFGEGKADVYNVDSADASDIEKYPYLIFGTSTWGIGDMQDDWEDFIEVVESVDLKGKKAAIFGVGDQDTYPDSFVDGMGTLYKRLKDKVEFAGEWPTDGYDFDHSDAVIKDKFVGLSLDVDNQDELTQERIEQWVKILMKEFK
- a CDS encoding Hsp20/alpha crystallin family protein, producing MTLIKWSKDPLMAELMNYGMNRFGNRCNTCRPAANILEKEDGFGIELMVPGMKKEDFKIDLDKDILTISAEAEQENVSNYTRREFGIGSFSRSFSIPESINTDEIKAEYNDGILKLHLPKKEEARAKPARTIEIS
- a CDS encoding tetratricopeptide repeat protein gives rise to the protein MIFSGITLSTAQDYNTMKEAFRSSYTWQESGEYTKAIKALKDVYSEDHYILNLRLGWLSYQNGSFTESMAYYQRAIGLKPYSLEPRFGITFPASALGNWNLVVNQYEKILEIDPQNTIAHYKLGLYYYNNEVYDKAFTHFEKIVNLYPFDYDGLIMYAWTNLKLGKLREAGVLFRQVLLYNPEDESAIEGLKWVQ
- the zupT gene encoding zinc transporter ZupT; its protein translation is MEFQTGTVLFAFALTLFAGLSTGIGSALAFFTKQTNTKFLAISLGFSAGVMIYVSFVEIFGKARDSLVGVYGDTSAFWYTTAGFFGGILLIAIIDKLIPGYENPHEIRMIEEIQPGTANNGRNEKLMRMGLFTALAIAIHNFPEGLATFTAALTEPGLGIAIAVAIAIHNIPEGIAVSVPIFYATGSKRKAFWYSFSSGLAEPAGAILGYLILMPFITPAVFGVLFASVAGIMVFISIDELLPAAREYGEHHLSIYGLVAGMAVMAFSLLMFA
- a CDS encoding EthD domain-containing protein, with the protein product MENQIYLIRGEERETYPEFSKRILSAAKMLREDIKVSVTLTESKPPTLSVIPFRKNKIAAVSVSTPIKQVLEQLADIPGFAGAYKVDKAFPIKYRRNWDPGTVTPGLCLLTLFRKKKNLNHDTFIHRWHNGHTPLTLEVHPIYHYNRNVILETLTPDSEPFDGIVEEHVEKPSLLFNPARFFGGPLKMPWNMLRVYRDVNSFLDYKSIEPYLCREYVMGG